The sequence below is a genomic window from Cicer arietinum cultivar CDC Frontier isolate Library 1 chromosome 6, Cicar.CDCFrontier_v2.0, whole genome shotgun sequence.
TTTGGCTATTTGTTCTTGAAGTAGAATTCAGATAGACCTAGCCGACAATGTATTGTGACCTAGGTTTGTGTGTAGGTGAATAGAATGACTAACTTAGATTTTCTGGCTGAACACTTTGTCTATTTATAAGGCCTCATAGGCCTTGGTCTCCTAGTCTCCATTAACCCCCCACCATGGATTGAGTGGGTGAAGTTGTTACTTTTTCTTGTACACATGTTAAATGATCTTTGACTCCTTTTTTTCTTGTGTGGTACCCCTATGTTTCATGTGCTCTATCCGTGTGTTGTCTAATTTGATCAAGTAAAAGGACACGTGTTTGACATGATCTCTTTGATAATACTCGGATTATGGGTCATTATGTTCGGATATTGGGTCTATATGACCTTTGTGTAGCAGGCTGAGTTATTGGCTAAAGTTATGACAGTCCACTATTGTTCACGCAAAGGTTAATTCCTTGAGCTGAGCTAGATATGGTCTTGATCAGCTCTGGAGGTTGGGATGGTTAAGATGAGTAGATGACCGTGTTGTTCTTCCTTTCTTGTGGCTTGAGGGGATGAGGTAACAAACAATCCGTGAAAGAGACATTTGATGAATAGTACTGATTACTGAATGATTTGGAGATTTTGCTTGATCACGAGAGACAATGCTTGGCCTTCATCATAAATTCACTTCTATGACTGGTATACCAAGCATCTCTGACTTTTAGAATCAGTACAGAGATGTTAGATTGATAGAAGATTATCTCCCAATTTGCTCATTTGTGGTGCATAACATTGATTAGTTTGATGGAATGGCTTTCCATCTAAGTCTGCACAAATATATCTTGTTTCCATCAAAGTCTGCACAAATATATCTTGCCGCAACAGATAATTGCAAATTGAACCAAATCATAGTGTAATATAATATGTATGTACCTATGCTTCCGTTCGGGTTATTTTGCCTGTTATCTATTGCTGCATCTGCTTTAAGAGAGGACAATTATGTTTGGAATCTTATTAGTGAAAAGTTCAGTATCTTTCTTTGCACACATTAAAGGATAAAATGGCAATTTGCATCTTGCTTGTTAGTgaacgtaatccaaaagaaatTTTTGAGAATAATTCTAATATACTAATATAGTGCCTTTGGAACTTATCTACTCTGTACATCCTTATGATCGAAACTAGATCCCGAGTTTGTAAATGATAAGGGTGGTGATGGTTTTGTTAGGGGATTAATTTTGCAAGTCTGGAAATGGAAATGTATTAGCAACTAGTTGCTTAAGTTTAGGAGAGACAGATATCTTGATTTGAGTCTATGTTTGCTTCAAAATCCTACTTTTGTTATGCAGGAGAATCAGCCCCATCACTGGGAATCAGTAGCGTGAGAATAATTATTGTCTTTGTAACAATAAATGAATTCTTGTATACCATCTTTGTTACAAACTTACGATAAATGAAGACTTGGAGGCTATTGTTAGCTAATTGAGATGAACTAACTCTTTACAATTtacattttgattattaatatctatcaatataaaatataaaatataaaattagtaaaattagttattttatttactaatttAGGAGATCAGTTAGTTGATTAAATATGGTTTGTTAGGTGGTTAGACATAGTTAATTaagtttgaaatatattttataaataaatctattatatttattgtcttagtatttttttaatcatcgatataaaatattctaaggaattttatatttatcaaactctgaaatgtatttttaatataagattCATCTTGGATGTGTGGTTTCTAACAAAAGTATATGATAAAACTTTATGgatgatattttgttgattgatgAGTAACCAAAGCAAAAACAAGGATTGAGAAACATTAATCAAGTGAAATTTGAGTGGTATATATCTGACACACGTCCTTGATACAATACATATCTTCGAAATTCAGCAACGGGATCTGCCACTAACAACatgtgtttgtatttgtgtctcttcttcctcttctttgAACTCTCAACTTGTGACCCAATCCCAGCTCCCTGGCCGGAACAGTTCCACTCAGTCATGTTCGTAAACAGGAGTGGTGATCTCCACCAGACTGATTTATGGTACGATTGGCCTAATGGACGCAACTTCAACATCAACCAGTATCAGCTTGGAATTCTCAAATACGACATTGAATGGAACAATGGCACCTCCTTTATCTACACTCTCGACCCTTTCAACCACACTTGTCAACTACTTCATTTCGAGGTCGGTATTCTCCGACCAAACTGGCTCCTTGGTGCTAACTATTTGGGCCAACAATATGTGGACAATTTCCTTTGTAATGTTTGGGAGAAAGTTGAGTTTATTTGGTACTACGAGGATGTCCTCACTCGAACACCTGTCAAGTGGATCTTCTATGACGGTTACTTACTTACTTATGCTTTTATATCTATACTGACTATTCCTTCATAATTAATGACTGATGGTTGATGTGTGCAGGAATGACTTTTCATGTGATGACATTTGAGGTCGGTGCAGTGCTGGATGATGCCCATTGGCAGGCTCCTCTCTACTGTTTTAGTGACCCTGACCCTGAACTCCACCAGACACACACCACAAGGAACAATTCCTTAGTACTAGTAGATTCAGAACTTGCTGTTCTTAGTGCTTTTCGTCGGACATTAATGAGTCA
It includes:
- the LOC101502039 gene encoding uncharacterized protein At4g14100-like, which encodes MCLYLCLFFLFFELSTCDPIPAPWPEQFHSVMFVNRSGDLHQTDLWYDWPNGRNFNINQYQLGILKYDIEWNNGTSFIYTLDPFNHTCQLLHFEVGILRPNWLLGANYLGQQYVDNFLCNVWEKVEFIWYYEDVLTRTPVKWIFYDGMTFHVMTFEVGAVLDDAHWQAPLYCFSDPDPELHQTHTTRNNSLVLVDSELAVLSAFRRTLMSHMR